A region of Granulicella aggregans DNA encodes the following proteins:
- a CDS encoding sensor domain-containing diguanylate cyclase, whose product MPSVNGWAICTPQNGVVLALLLMTRRKLWPWIVLGYAAALSQGEKAIPSSPHLTALEIFGNLAEVGIAAFTLPPFRNLKQWLQERRLLPAFLFYAMILGPLLMALTVACQAPGTVGSVTATSLNFWARVRIVALAEALGVALATSLVLVLLNSETYKLFRLRALPQTLALFAISGSSTWLVFQAGSSPLLLLVPVAILVIIAFRLGLRAAVIATALSTVAVAIWVLQFHGPAAAPQTYFALAVLVILPLSVTLAGKHYIEDRLADAHGELDKLKSLDRLTGVPNRKRFDLVLDREWQRATRDPKHVALLMVDVDDFDLFNQHYGPQAGDECLRLVAARMTDQPHRAYDLISRYDGGRFTVLLPGASGEAVERIAEEFRAEIAAQEWPHELSPFERVTVSVGWAAMVPTEHSRPDALIAAAETALRQARENGKNRVEGVNANVDLTNPA is encoded by the coding sequence ATGCCCTCCGTCAACGGATGGGCCATCTGCACCCCCCAGAACGGTGTCGTCCTCGCCCTCCTGTTGATGACTCGCCGCAAGCTCTGGCCCTGGATCGTCCTCGGCTATGCCGCCGCTCTGTCACAAGGTGAAAAGGCAATCCCCAGCAGCCCCCATCTCACGGCCCTTGAGATATTTGGCAACCTCGCTGAAGTCGGCATAGCCGCCTTTACTTTGCCGCCCTTCCGAAACCTCAAGCAGTGGCTGCAGGAGCGCCGTCTTCTCCCCGCATTTCTCTTCTATGCGATGATCCTCGGCCCTCTGCTGATGGCCCTTACCGTGGCCTGTCAGGCTCCAGGAACCGTTGGCAGTGTCACCGCGACCTCCCTGAACTTTTGGGCCCGCGTTCGCATCGTCGCCCTTGCCGAAGCCCTCGGCGTCGCCCTCGCGACCTCCCTCGTCCTTGTCCTGCTCAACAGCGAGACCTACAAACTTTTCCGCCTGCGTGCTCTGCCGCAGACCCTCGCGCTCTTCGCCATATCCGGCAGCAGCACCTGGCTCGTCTTCCAGGCTGGCTCCTCACCGCTCCTGCTTCTGGTTCCGGTCGCGATCCTTGTCATCATCGCCTTCCGGCTCGGGCTTCGCGCCGCTGTAATAGCCACCGCCCTCAGCACCGTCGCCGTCGCTATCTGGGTGCTTCAGTTCCATGGCCCCGCAGCCGCGCCCCAGACCTACTTCGCCCTGGCCGTCCTCGTGATCCTTCCCCTCAGCGTCACTCTTGCCGGCAAGCATTACATTGAGGACCGCCTCGCCGACGCCCACGGTGAACTCGACAAGCTCAAGAGCCTCGACCGCCTCACCGGCGTCCCCAATCGCAAGCGCTTCGACCTTGTCCTCGACCGCGAGTGGCAGCGCGCCACCCGCGATCCGAAGCACGTCGCCCTTCTCATGGTCGATGTCGACGACTTCGATCTCTTCAACCAGCACTACGGCCCCCAGGCCGGCGACGAATGCCTTCGCCTCGTCGCTGCCCGCATGACCGACCAGCCCCACCGCGCCTACGACCTCATCTCCCGCTACGATGGCGGCAGGTTCACCGTTCTCCTCCCCGGCGCATCCGGCGAGGCGGTCGAGCGCATCGCCGAAGAATTCCGTGCCGAGATCGCTGCCCAAGAGTGGCCACACGAACTCAGCCCCTTCGAGCGCGTCACCGTATCCGTTGGCTGGGCCGCCATGGTCCCCACCGAACACTCCCGCCCTGATGCCCTGATCGCCGCCGCCGAAACCGCCCTCCGCCAAGCCCGCGAAAACGGCAAGAAC
- a CDS encoding RecQ family ATP-dependent DNA helicase — protein sequence MDLERLLHVTFGFPAFRSNQEAVCRSATEGRDVLLVMPTGAGKSLCYQLPAIARGGTALVISPLIALMDDQASKLTAAGLKVARIHSGLDREQSRQACRDYLDGTLQFLFIAPERMRVPGFPEMLAKRKPALIAIDEAHCISAWGHDFRPDYRTLGDYLPSLRPAPIIALTATATPTVQKDIVAQLQLKQPELFIHGFRRDNLHVEVVEMSKPRRNEFTVKLLSKPENRPAIVYAPSRKAADELSGMLGGKAAAYHAGLEASVRERVQRHFQSGKLEVVVATIAFGMGIDKADVRTVVHIALPASVEAYYQEIGRAGRDGKPSKTVLLHSFVDRKIHDGFLERDYPPVTDLARVAKVLTNDFEMPDVLCAKLRMSRDIFAKCVEKLVGQGAAQIDMAGNVRYSPASPEPTAWMTGYARQVEFRQSQIDRMAQFADTQQCRMSALVRHFGDTADGMKPCGHCDFCAPEMATAQSFREPDTGEERHLRAILQALASGQPKATGRLFTDLALGPDRREFDGYLDALSRAGLVSISQDTFTNAEGTVIHYKRATLTGEGREHTGGARTPLHVMLKETEDPSAGSGRAKKGGGSSRSGGVRAGGKAEREEASASYSPEQKAVEARLREWRKAEAAKTGKPSFIVFSDSVLHALVVAQPRSIKSLLTVSGIGPEKADRYGAAIVALMTGAEVPGNFGEPVAAVKAAKSAKVKATSNMFASAREPRAVESRPAEVVVHRKRMAEAEPAESLTAEQQALDHRLREWRKVESERLGLPQFFVLGSSALRSIVLERPRNLGELEKIAGLGREKIDKYGAGILDVCLG from the coding sequence ATGGACCTGGAAAGACTGCTACACGTTACCTTCGGTTTCCCTGCCTTCCGCTCCAACCAGGAAGCGGTGTGCCGCTCCGCGACCGAGGGCAGGGACGTTCTGCTTGTGATGCCGACTGGAGCGGGAAAGTCGCTTTGCTACCAGCTACCGGCGATTGCGCGGGGTGGCACGGCGTTGGTGATCTCGCCGCTGATCGCGCTGATGGACGATCAGGCCTCGAAGCTGACGGCGGCGGGGTTGAAGGTGGCGCGGATTCACTCAGGGTTGGACCGGGAACAGTCGAGGCAGGCTTGCCGGGATTATCTGGACGGGACGCTGCAGTTTCTCTTTATTGCGCCGGAGCGGATGCGGGTGCCGGGATTTCCCGAGATGCTGGCGAAACGGAAGCCGGCGCTGATCGCAATTGACGAGGCGCACTGCATCTCGGCGTGGGGGCATGACTTCAGGCCGGACTACCGGACGCTGGGGGACTATCTGCCTTCGCTGAGGCCTGCGCCAATTATTGCTCTGACGGCAACGGCAACACCGACGGTGCAAAAAGACATTGTGGCGCAGCTTCAGTTGAAGCAGCCGGAGTTGTTCATCCACGGATTCCGGCGCGACAACCTGCACGTCGAGGTAGTCGAGATGTCGAAGCCGCGGCGGAATGAGTTCACGGTGAAGCTACTCTCGAAGCCAGAGAACCGTCCGGCGATTGTGTATGCGCCCTCTCGCAAGGCGGCTGATGAGCTTTCCGGGATGCTGGGTGGCAAGGCGGCGGCGTACCACGCGGGGCTTGAGGCGAGCGTGCGAGAGCGAGTGCAGCGGCACTTTCAGTCGGGGAAGCTGGAGGTGGTGGTCGCGACGATTGCGTTTGGCATGGGCATCGACAAGGCGGACGTGAGGACGGTGGTGCACATCGCGCTGCCTGCGTCGGTGGAAGCGTACTACCAGGAGATTGGCCGCGCGGGGCGGGATGGGAAGCCGAGTAAGACGGTGCTGCTGCACTCGTTTGTGGACCGCAAGATTCATGACGGGTTTCTGGAGCGAGACTATCCACCGGTGACGGATCTGGCGCGAGTTGCGAAGGTGCTGACGAACGATTTTGAGATGCCGGATGTTCTGTGCGCAAAGCTGCGAATGAGCCGAGATATCTTCGCCAAGTGCGTCGAGAAGCTGGTTGGGCAGGGAGCGGCGCAGATCGATATGGCGGGGAATGTGCGGTACTCCCCGGCTTCGCCCGAACCGACGGCTTGGATGACCGGGTATGCGCGGCAGGTGGAGTTTCGCCAGTCGCAGATCGACCGGATGGCGCAGTTCGCGGATACACAGCAGTGCCGGATGTCGGCGCTGGTGCGCCACTTTGGCGATACGGCCGACGGGATGAAGCCGTGCGGACACTGCGACTTCTGCGCGCCGGAGATGGCTACGGCGCAGAGCTTTCGCGAGCCGGACACGGGGGAGGAACGGCATCTGCGGGCGATTCTGCAGGCGCTGGCGAGTGGGCAGCCCAAGGCTACGGGGAGGCTGTTTACGGACCTCGCGCTGGGACCGGATCGGCGGGAGTTTGATGGATATCTCGATGCGCTGTCGCGGGCGGGGCTGGTTTCGATCTCGCAGGACACGTTCACCAACGCCGAAGGCACGGTCATCCACTACAAGCGGGCTACGCTGACGGGCGAAGGGCGCGAGCATACGGGCGGGGCGCGGACTCCGCTGCATGTCATGCTGAAGGAGACTGAAGATCCTTCCGCGGGTTCAGGCAGGGCGAAGAAGGGTGGTGGGAGTTCGCGGTCTGGCGGCGTAAGGGCTGGCGGGAAGGCGGAGCGTGAGGAGGCCTCAGCCTCGTATTCGCCGGAGCAAAAGGCGGTGGAGGCACGGCTGCGGGAGTGGCGGAAGGCTGAGGCGGCGAAGACGGGTAAGCCGAGTTTCATTGTGTTTTCGGATAGCGTGCTTCATGCGCTGGTGGTGGCGCAGCCGAGGAGTATCAAGTCCCTGCTGACGGTGAGTGGGATTGGCCCGGAAAAAGCGGATAGGTATGGGGCGGCGATCGTCGCTCTAATGACCGGGGCGGAGGTTCCGGGGAATTTTGGGGAGCCGGTCGCGGCAGTCAAGGCTGCGAAGTCGGCAAAGGTGAAGGCTACGTCGAATATGTTTGCATCAGCGAGGGAGCCCCGGGCAGTCGAATCGCGGCCGGCTGAAGTCGTCGTACACCGGAAGCGGATGGCGGAGGCAGAACCTGCGGAGTCGCTGACGGCAGAGCAGCAGGCGCTCGATCATCGTCTGCGGGAGTGGCGGAAGGTGGAGTCGGAGAGGCTGGGGTTGCCGCAGTTCTTTGTGCTGGGGTCGTCGGCGCTGCGGAGTATCGTTCTGGAACGCCCGCGAAATCTGGGCGAGTTGGAGAAGATCGCAGGGCTTGGGCGGGAGAAGATTGACAAGTACGGTGCGGGTATTCTGGATGTCTGCTTGGGGTGA
- a CDS encoding PaaI family thioesterase — translation MSELRANTELDELEHAPTIDEQAGHCFGCGPANPQGLQLVFILDNEAHTATAQVNLTRLHEGAPGYIHGGIIATLMDEAMSKLNRPFGVLAMTRHLEVDYLRPSPVGKGLILTGRHLRREGRKFFHEAELAMPDGTVLATGKGLFIALDPKLVERAKSRE, via the coding sequence ATGAGCGAATTGCGGGCGAATACGGAGTTGGATGAACTGGAGCATGCTCCGACAATTGATGAGCAAGCGGGGCATTGTTTTGGGTGCGGACCGGCAAATCCTCAAGGGCTGCAGCTTGTCTTCATCCTGGATAACGAAGCGCATACGGCGACCGCGCAGGTGAACCTGACTCGGCTGCACGAGGGCGCGCCGGGGTATATCCACGGCGGGATTATTGCGACGTTGATGGACGAGGCGATGAGCAAGCTGAACCGGCCGTTCGGGGTGCTGGCGATGACGCGGCATCTTGAGGTGGATTACCTGCGGCCTTCGCCGGTGGGCAAGGGTTTGATTTTGACCGGGAGGCATCTGCGGCGAGAAGGGCGGAAGTTCTTTCACGAGGCGGAGCTTGCGATGCCCGATGGGACTGTGTTGGCGACGGGGAAGGGATTATTTATTGCGCTCGATCCGAAGCTGGTGGAGAGGGCGAAGAGCAGGGAGTAG
- a CDS encoding glycosyltransferase yields MNPELTIVIPAKNEVTMLPRLLSSLARQDYEPISETRVLVADAGSTDGTISAALSFRDRLPVEVIPGGLPSVGRNAGAKLACTKYVLFLDADVELADATLLRRAMGTMRRRDLHLSTVSIGCRQGGFCDDLLYAGNNVMQYIGARWKPFATGMFMLFEREAFWRLGGFNEHALFAEDYLLSKRVKRNRFRIVRGRVLTTNRRFRKLGHAKMCWMFFKTMLHTWDEEYFLEDQGYWEKS; encoded by the coding sequence TTGAACCCTGAACTGACGATCGTCATCCCGGCGAAGAACGAAGTCACCATGCTCCCCCGACTGCTGTCCTCTCTTGCCCGGCAGGACTACGAACCCATCTCCGAGACCCGTGTCCTCGTCGCCGACGCGGGTTCAACCGACGGAACCATCTCCGCCGCGCTCTCCTTCCGCGACCGCCTTCCCGTCGAAGTCATACCCGGTGGCCTGCCCTCCGTCGGCCGCAACGCAGGCGCGAAGCTAGCCTGCACCAAATACGTGCTCTTCCTCGACGCTGATGTCGAACTTGCCGACGCCACCCTCCTCCGCCGCGCCATGGGCACCATGCGCCGCCGCGACCTGCATCTCTCCACGGTCAGCATCGGCTGCCGCCAGGGCGGCTTCTGCGACGACCTGCTCTACGCCGGCAATAACGTCATGCAGTACATCGGAGCGCGCTGGAAGCCCTTCGCTACCGGCATGTTCATGCTCTTTGAGCGCGAGGCCTTCTGGCGTCTTGGCGGCTTCAACGAGCACGCTCTGTTCGCCGAAGACTATCTCCTCTCGAAGCGCGTCAAGCGCAACCGCTTCCGCATCGTCCGCGGCCGTGTGCTGACCACCAACCGCCGCTTTCGCAAGCTAGGCCACGCAAAGATGTGCTGGATGTTCTTCAAGACGATGCTCCACACCTGGGACGAAGAGTACTTCCTCGAAGACCAGGGCTACTGGGAGAAGAGCTGA
- the pdxS gene encoding pyridoxal 5'-phosphate synthase lyase subunit PdxS encodes MTEPTNNGNFSTPSLRLKTGLAEMLKGGVIMDVMNVEQARIAEEAGAVAVMALERVPAMIRAEGGVARMASPKLIKQIMAAVTVPVMAKARIGHFAEAQVLQHLGVDFIDESEVLTPADEVHHIDKHAFTTPFVCGAKDLGEALRRIAEGAAMIRTKGEPGTGDVVHAVRHMRQIIKEIKGLTVLDEQELYAAAKELRAPYELVRMVAKSGKLPVPNFSAGGIATPSDAALMMQLGAETVFVGSGIFMKGRATPLEVDLWTAEDAHVGLCTSKQVGEARNPEDREEAVSRAKAIVLAATHFNDPSIVSEASEAVLGSMKGLAVAGIPAEEMMQDRGW; translated from the coding sequence ATGACAGAACCCACCAACAACGGCAACTTTTCTACTCCCTCCCTTCGCTTGAAGACCGGCCTGGCCGAGATGTTGAAGGGCGGCGTGATCATGGACGTGATGAACGTCGAACAGGCGCGGATCGCCGAAGAAGCAGGCGCGGTTGCGGTGATGGCGCTGGAGCGCGTTCCGGCGATGATTCGCGCGGAGGGCGGCGTGGCCCGCATGGCTTCACCCAAGCTGATCAAGCAGATCATGGCCGCGGTGACGGTCCCGGTAATGGCAAAGGCGCGTATCGGGCACTTTGCCGAGGCCCAGGTTTTGCAACACCTTGGAGTCGATTTTATCGACGAGTCCGAAGTATTGACCCCCGCCGATGAGGTCCACCACATCGACAAGCACGCCTTCACTACGCCGTTCGTTTGCGGCGCGAAGGACCTGGGCGAGGCGCTGCGCCGCATCGCTGAAGGCGCTGCCATGATTCGTACCAAGGGCGAGCCCGGAACTGGCGACGTCGTCCATGCGGTGCGCCACATGCGGCAGATCATCAAGGAGATCAAGGGCCTCACCGTTCTGGACGAGCAGGAGCTTTACGCCGCTGCCAAGGAGCTGCGCGCTCCTTATGAGCTGGTGCGGATGGTGGCAAAGAGTGGCAAGCTGCCGGTGCCGAACTTCTCGGCCGGCGGGATTGCAACGCCGTCGGACGCGGCGCTGATGATGCAGCTCGGCGCGGAGACAGTCTTTGTGGGCTCGGGCATCTTTATGAAGGGCCGCGCCACACCGCTTGAGGTGGACCTCTGGACCGCCGAGGACGCGCATGTCGGACTCTGCACTTCGAAGCAGGTTGGCGAGGCGCGGAATCCGGAAGATCGCGAAGAGGCTGTGTCTCGCGCGAAGGCGATTGTGCTGGCGGCAACCCACTTCAACGATCCGTCGATCGTCTCCGAAGCGTCGGAAGCGGTGCTGGGATCGATGAAGGGTCTCGCCGTTGCGGGCATCCCGGCGGAAGAGATGATGCAGGACCGCGGCTGGTAA
- a CDS encoding metallophosphoesterase translates to MKTWNRRDFLALSAATGAASALPLNLHAAVKPVEDFTFLFITDCHLQPELNAAGGCHQAFARARTISSDFVIQGGDHVFDALAVSRDRATSLIDLYTKTEQDLGMKVHHTIGNHDCFGVYPASGASPTDPLYGKKYFEDHFGKLYYSFDHKGVHFIVLDSIGITADRGYEGRIDAEQLAWLAADLKSIPAAMPVIVSVHIPLVTAFDAYVAPAATAPAHHGLSVANAYEVLPLFEGHNVLGVLQGHTHINETVMWKGVPYMTSGAVSGNWWHGTRLGTPEGFTVVEIKGGKLVTRYETYGFQTVAPQNT, encoded by the coding sequence ATGAAGACTTGGAATCGCAGGGATTTTCTCGCACTGTCCGCGGCAACCGGAGCGGCGAGCGCTCTTCCGCTAAATCTGCATGCCGCGGTCAAGCCGGTGGAAGATTTCACCTTCCTCTTTATCACCGACTGCCATCTGCAGCCGGAGTTGAACGCTGCCGGAGGGTGCCACCAGGCGTTTGCCAGGGCGCGAACGATCTCCTCCGACTTTGTCATCCAGGGTGGCGACCACGTCTTCGATGCGCTGGCCGTGAGCCGCGATCGCGCGACCAGCCTGATCGATCTGTACACGAAGACCGAGCAGGACCTTGGCATGAAGGTCCACCACACCATCGGCAATCACGACTGCTTCGGGGTGTATCCGGCGAGCGGCGCGTCGCCCACCGATCCGCTCTACGGCAAGAAATACTTCGAAGATCACTTTGGCAAACTCTATTACTCGTTCGACCACAAGGGTGTTCACTTCATCGTGCTCGATTCGATTGGCATCACCGCCGATCGCGGCTATGAGGGGCGCATTGATGCCGAGCAACTGGCGTGGCTCGCGGCGGATCTGAAGTCGATCCCGGCGGCGATGCCGGTCATCGTGTCCGTCCATATTCCGTTGGTTACAGCGTTCGACGCGTATGTCGCGCCTGCGGCTACCGCACCGGCACATCACGGGCTGAGCGTCGCCAACGCTTATGAGGTGCTTCCGCTGTTTGAGGGACACAATGTCCTTGGCGTATTGCAGGGCCACACCCATATCAACGAGACGGTGATGTGGAAGGGCGTTCCCTATATGACCAGCGGGGCGGTAAGCGGCAACTGGTGGCACGGCACCCGCCTTGGAACTCCTGAGGGGTTCACCGTCGTTGAGATCAAGGGTGGCAAGCTTGTAACCCGGTACGAGACCTACGGCTTCCAGACAGTCGCTCCCCAAAACACCTAA
- the pdxT gene encoding pyridoxal 5'-phosphate synthase glutaminase subunit PdxT, translating to MSSATPHQPLTIGVLALQGAYDAHANVLTALGATPRLVRTPEQLSGLDGLIMPGGESTTMLKSLERGGFFEALAAFVAEKPTFGTCAGAILLAKDVANSPQKCLGALDISVERNAYGRQNESAILSSETALPGAPLEMVFIRAPRISRVGAGVETLAKRGDDPVLVRSGKLLAATFHPELSGDERVHSLFLQMVEESLQT from the coding sequence ATGTCCTCCGCAACACCGCATCAACCTCTCACGATCGGCGTTCTCGCGCTGCAGGGAGCGTATGACGCCCACGCGAACGTTCTCACGGCGCTTGGCGCGACCCCTCGTCTGGTCCGCACACCGGAGCAGCTTTCCGGCCTCGATGGCCTGATCATGCCCGGTGGTGAGTCGACGACGATGCTGAAGTCGTTGGAGCGGGGCGGCTTCTTTGAGGCGCTGGCAGCCTTTGTCGCCGAGAAACCCACCTTCGGCACCTGCGCCGGAGCGATTCTGTTGGCGAAAGACGTGGCGAACTCCCCGCAAAAGTGCCTTGGGGCGTTGGACATTTCGGTGGAACGGAATGCGTACGGTCGGCAGAATGAATCGGCGATTCTCAGCTCGGAGACAGCTCTGCCGGGAGCACCGCTGGAGATGGTCTTCATCCGGGCGCCAAGAATCTCGCGGGTTGGTGCGGGAGTCGAGACACTGGCGAAACGCGGCGACGACCCGGTCCTGGTGAGGTCAGGAAAGCTGCTTGCCGCAACCTTCCACCCGGAGCTCTCGGGGGATGAGCGCGTGCACAGCCTGTTCCTCCAGATGGTTGAAGAGAGCCTGCAGACTTAA
- a CDS encoding nuclear transport factor 2 family protein: protein MATHAYDFQPSAAFMEPIRRSELSDHLLDLETMLFDPSVRRDSATVAELLTDDFREFGSSGRVYTKLDILAELSTEQSAMITLSEFTCTLVAPSVALVTYKSLATYDSRSGSQALRSSVWVLKPVDTRYGSPREGIWQMQFHQGTRI, encoded by the coding sequence TTGGCTACTCACGCTTACGATTTCCAGCCCTCCGCGGCGTTCATGGAACCGATCCGCCGGAGCGAGCTGTCAGATCATTTGCTTGATCTTGAGACGATGCTGTTCGATCCTTCCGTTCGCCGGGATAGCGCTACAGTGGCCGAGTTGTTGACCGATGACTTTCGGGAGTTTGGAAGTTCGGGCAGAGTTTACACCAAACTGGACATCCTGGCAGAACTCAGCACCGAGCAGTCTGCAATGATTACCCTCAGCGAGTTCACTTGCACACTCGTCGCGCCTTCCGTGGCTCTGGTCACCTATAAGTCTCTGGCGACCTATGACAGCCGTTCCGGCTCGCAGGCGCTGCGCAGTTCCGTGTGGGTGCTCAAGCCGGTTGATACGCGCTATGGCAGCCCGCGCGAAGGTATCTGGCAGATGCAGTTTCATCAGGGAACACGTATTTAG
- a CDS encoding cupredoxin domain-containing protein encodes MDGSAHGPALDRHLLLNLWIAGGLLALVHLVLLVGLLARRRGSGARQARTAELLPLGFLVLLFAGLTIQAEILWAEIRYTGADPAALQVEATGMQFAWYFRYPGEDARFGRTEPKLVAPGEGNPVGIDPADESGRDDFVAAELVLPAGRPVDLRLHAVDVIHGFAVPEMRLKQNAVPGQTVHLHFTPTTLGTYAILCTQLCGSGHYRMQANLRVVSPEEYEKWLAARRSEAGR; translated from the coding sequence ATGGATGGATCCGCACATGGCCCGGCGCTCGACCGGCACCTGCTGCTGAATCTTTGGATAGCCGGCGGGCTGCTGGCGCTGGTTCACCTGGTGCTGCTGGTGGGATTGCTCGCTCGACGAAGAGGATCTGGTGCCCGTCAGGCGAGGACGGCGGAACTTCTGCCGCTCGGGTTCCTGGTTCTGCTGTTTGCGGGGCTGACGATCCAGGCAGAGATTCTATGGGCGGAGATTCGCTACACGGGGGCTGATCCAGCAGCTTTACAGGTCGAGGCGACCGGCATGCAGTTCGCCTGGTACTTCCGGTATCCCGGCGAAGATGCCCGGTTTGGACGAACGGAGCCGAAGCTGGTCGCGCCGGGGGAAGGAAATCCGGTGGGGATCGACCCCGCCGATGAGTCAGGGCGGGACGACTTTGTCGCAGCAGAGCTGGTGCTTCCGGCGGGCAGGCCAGTGGATCTGAGACTGCATGCGGTGGATGTGATCCACGGCTTCGCGGTTCCGGAGATGCGGCTGAAGCAGAACGCCGTGCCCGGGCAAACGGTTCATCTGCACTTTACGCCGACGACGCTGGGGACTTATGCGATTCTCTGCACGCAGTTATGCGGCAGCGGGCACTACCGGATGCAGGCGAACCTGCGAGTCGTCTCGCCGGAAGAGTACGAAAAGTGGCTGGCTGCCAGACGAAGCGAGGCGGGGCGATGA
- a CDS encoding cytochrome c oxidase subunit I, translating to MSENRTPDPALSRMAERRSSILSRYVFSTDHRTIGRQYLLLALAAVTVGTLLSLLMRLHLTWPERVLPFHRPILPEDYLALVTFHGTLMVFFVLTTAPQGGFGNLILPSQIGARGMAFPRLNCASFWLTAVALMVLLSATLAPGGGPISGWTAYPPLSAVANAGPGQGMGMDLWLTSLTLFAVATTMASVNTLTTVIRMRCDGMTWNRLPLTVWGWFTAALLSLLAFSVLLAALVLLFCDRHAGTSFFVPTGDLVSGVLRDATHGPGNGSPLLWLHLFWFFGHPEVYIAILPGMGLTSMVLANFARRRIFNYRLMITTTLLIGFLGILVWGHHMFVAGLNPFAGTAFSISTMAIAVPSSAKVLSWLATVWRSRPEYRTALLFALGFVSLFVTGGLTGPILAQPILDQYLHNTFFVVAHFHLIMAMAGVFGLFSATYYWFPQITATATRPGRLMSERLGQVHFWATILGAYATFLPMHITGLEGEPRHYAQLTGIPGQAGHLLAKTLPMQSLITWAAVFLAVAQLPFLMNLVWSFRSGKLAGENPWAATTMEWKPGLFLADETSSEEIISAYREPCDYRDGNNAATFHPQWVSESVAE from the coding sequence ATGAGCGAGAATCGAACGCCAGACCCGGCGCTATCGCGGATGGCAGAGCGGCGCAGTTCCATTCTGTCGCGGTATGTGTTTTCAACCGACCACCGGACGATTGGACGGCAGTATCTGTTGCTGGCGCTTGCGGCGGTAACGGTGGGAACGCTGCTGTCGCTGCTGATGCGGTTGCACCTGACGTGGCCTGAACGAGTGCTTCCGTTTCATCGGCCGATACTTCCTGAGGACTACCTTGCGCTGGTGACGTTTCATGGAACGCTGATGGTGTTCTTCGTTCTGACGACGGCACCGCAAGGCGGCTTTGGGAACCTGATCTTGCCCAGCCAGATCGGGGCGCGGGGGATGGCATTTCCGCGGCTGAACTGCGCCTCCTTTTGGCTGACGGCAGTGGCGTTGATGGTGCTGCTGTCGGCGACACTTGCGCCCGGCGGCGGCCCGATCTCAGGATGGACGGCGTATCCTCCGCTGAGTGCGGTGGCGAACGCCGGGCCAGGTCAGGGGATGGGGATGGATCTGTGGCTGACGAGTCTGACGCTGTTCGCCGTGGCGACGACGATGGCGTCGGTGAATACGCTGACCACGGTGATCCGGATGCGCTGCGATGGGATGACGTGGAACCGTCTGCCGCTGACGGTATGGGGGTGGTTCACGGCGGCACTGCTCTCTTTGCTGGCTTTCTCTGTGCTGCTGGCGGCGCTGGTGCTGTTGTTCTGCGACCGCCACGCGGGAACGAGCTTCTTTGTGCCGACGGGCGACCTAGTGAGTGGAGTCCTGCGGGACGCGACGCATGGGCCGGGGAATGGGTCGCCGCTGCTCTGGCTGCATCTGTTCTGGTTCTTCGGGCACCCGGAGGTGTACATCGCGATCCTGCCAGGGATGGGACTGACGTCGATGGTGCTGGCGAACTTCGCGCGGCGCAGGATATTCAACTACCGCCTGATGATCACGACGACGCTTCTGATTGGCTTCCTCGGCATTCTAGTCTGGGGACACCACATGTTTGTGGCGGGCTTGAATCCGTTTGCGGGAACGGCGTTCTCGATCTCGACGATGGCGATCGCGGTGCCCTCCTCGGCGAAAGTGCTTAGCTGGCTGGCGACGGTGTGGAGATCGCGACCGGAGTACCGGACAGCGCTGCTCTTCGCATTGGGTTTCGTGTCGCTCTTCGTGACGGGAGGGCTGACAGGCCCGATCCTCGCGCAGCCGATCCTCGATCAATATCTGCACAACACCTTCTTCGTGGTGGCGCACTTTCATCTCATCATGGCGATGGCCGGGGTGTTCGGGCTTTTCTCGGCGACCTACTACTGGTTTCCGCAGATCACAGCGACGGCGACGCGACCGGGGCGGCTGATGTCCGAGCGCTTGGGACAGGTACACTTCTGGGCGACGATCCTCGGGGCCTACGCTACGTTTCTTCCGATGCACATTACCGGGCTCGAAGGCGAGCCGAGGCACTACGCGCAGTTGACCGGGATTCCCGGACAGGCGGGACATCTGCTGGCGAAGACGCTGCCGATGCAGTCACTCATCACCTGGGCGGCAGTGTTTCTGGCGGTAGCGCAGCTTCCCTTCCTCATGAATCTGGTTTGGAGCTTTAGAAGTGGCAAGCTAGCAGGGGAGAATCCGTGGGCCGCGACGACGATGGAGTGGAAGCCAGGGCTCTTCCTGGCGGACGAAACTTCATCAGAGGAAATAATCTCGGCGTACCGGGAACCGTGCGACTACCGCGACGGGAATAATGCAGCGACTTTTCATCCCCAGTGGGTATCTGAGTCTGTAGCGGAGTAA